The Candidatus Cetobacterium colombiensis genome has a window encoding:
- a CDS encoding ABC transporter ATP-binding protein: MLIIDELKKHYVNDLGEKKIIFNDLKFEAKEGEFISIIGGNGAGKTTFFNSIIGNTNISGGSITLAGKDITNLDKHLRNKVISKVYQDPSKGTSPSMTIYENLSMADNKGKSFNLSWGLNRKRKEKYKKFLSHLDLGLENHLNTKVGNLSGGQRQCLSLIMSVLGKPKLLLLDEHTAALDPKISKIIMDKTEEIVKENGITTLMITHELQDAIDYGDRLIMLN, from the coding sequence ATGTTGATAATAGATGAATTGAAAAAACATTACGTAAATGATTTGGGCGAAAAGAAAATAATATTTAATGATTTGAAGTTTGAAGCAAAAGAAGGGGAGTTTATATCTATAATAGGTGGAAACGGTGCAGGAAAAACAACTTTTTTTAATTCAATTATAGGAAATACAAATATTTCAGGTGGTAGTATAACTTTAGCAGGAAAGGATATAACTAACCTAGATAAACATTTAAGAAATAAAGTTATTTCAAAAGTTTATCAAGACCCTTCAAAAGGGACATCACCTTCAATGACTATTTATGAAAATCTATCTATGGCTGACAATAAAGGGAAATCATTTAATTTAAGTTGGGGATTAAATAGAAAAAGAAAAGAAAAATATAAAAAGTTTTTGTCTCATTTGGATTTAGGTTTAGAAAATCATTTGAACACAAAAGTGGGAAATCTTTCTGGAGGACAAAGACAATGTTTATCACTTATAATGTCTGTTTTGGGAAAACCAAAGTTATTATTACTAGATGAGCACACAGCAGCTTTAGATCCTAAAATATCTAAAATAATTATGGATAAAACTGAAGAGATTGTAAAGGAAAATGGGATAACAACTTTAATGATAACTCATGAACTTCAAGATGCAATTGATTATGGAGACAGACTTATTATGCTAAATAA